The Gracilimonas sp. genome includes a region encoding these proteins:
- the purL gene encoding phosphoribosylformylglycinamidine synthase subunit PurL: MSQTTIQEPEVTLELAEEHGLNAEEFEMIKSRLGRVPTFTELGVYSVMWSEHCSYKNSIVELKKLPSEGENLLVGAGEENAGLVDLGDGLGCAFKIESHNHPSAIEPYQGAATGVGGIHRDIFTMGARPVASLNSLRFGSMENPRVRYLLDGVVRGIGDYGNSFGVPVIAGEVCFDESYEGNPLVNAMSIGLVKEGETASAISKGLGNPVIIVGASTGRDGIHGATFASEEISEESEAKRPSVQVGDPFTEKLLLEASLEVLKTGAVIGMQDMGAAGIACSTSEMTAKGGQGMKIDLDKVPAREDGMTAYELLLSESQERMLIVAEKGREQEVIDVYEKWDLHGVVIGEVVDTENVTYWKDGEIKADIPAEHLVLGGGAPQYIRETKKPAYLDEVQNFDIDSLEHHDNYSETVTRLLGAPNIASKRWVHEQYDTMVRTNTVTGPGASDSGVIRIKGSKKGLVAKTDCNGRYVYLNPRKGGQIAVAESARNVVCSGAKPMAITNCLNFGNPYKPEVYWTFKEALGGMADACRTLNTPVTGGNVSFYNENPNGAIFPSPIIGMLGVIEDVEKHLMTPGFKKEGDIVLYIGADRKGLGGSEYLKTIHELTTGDAPEIDLNFEANLQQALLTAIQTGLITAAHDVSDGGLAIALAEMAIFGKKGAEVSVETMKGSTHEILFSEAQSGVVITIPAAELQTAKHHFEKANVPMFELGVVKGDSLEIKDLVSLSVDAAEKTYESVIPKAMEA, from the coding sequence ATGTCGCAAACAACGATTCAAGAACCGGAAGTAACACTCGAACTGGCCGAAGAACATGGTCTGAATGCAGAAGAATTTGAAATGATAAAATCCCGGTTAGGTCGGGTGCCAACGTTTACGGAACTGGGCGTTTATTCGGTGATGTGGAGTGAACATTGTTCATATAAAAATTCCATCGTTGAGCTAAAAAAACTGCCGAGCGAAGGTGAAAACCTGTTGGTGGGAGCCGGTGAAGAAAATGCCGGATTGGTGGATTTAGGTGATGGACTCGGTTGCGCCTTCAAGATTGAGAGTCATAATCACCCGTCGGCTATTGAACCCTACCAGGGAGCGGCAACGGGAGTGGGTGGTATTCATCGCGATATCTTCACGATGGGAGCCCGCCCGGTGGCAAGCCTGAATTCTCTGCGGTTTGGTTCGATGGAAAACCCTCGCGTTCGTTATCTGCTGGACGGTGTGGTTCGGGGTATCGGAGATTATGGAAATTCATTCGGAGTACCGGTCATTGCCGGAGAAGTTTGCTTTGATGAAAGCTACGAAGGTAACCCGCTGGTTAACGCCATGAGTATCGGGCTGGTGAAAGAAGGGGAGACCGCATCCGCCATTTCAAAAGGACTTGGAAACCCGGTTATTATTGTAGGGGCAAGTACCGGCCGGGATGGTATTCACGGTGCCACTTTTGCTTCCGAAGAAATCAGCGAAGAAAGCGAAGCCAAAAGACCGAGCGTTCAGGTAGGCGATCCTTTTACTGAAAAGCTATTACTTGAAGCCAGCCTGGAAGTACTGAAAACCGGGGCTGTAATTGGGATGCAGGATATGGGGGCGGCCGGAATCGCGTGCTCAACGTCCGAGATGACGGCCAAAGGCGGACAGGGAATGAAAATTGACCTGGACAAAGTTCCTGCCCGGGAAGACGGTATGACCGCTTACGAACTATTGCTCTCCGAAAGTCAGGAGCGTATGCTCATTGTTGCCGAGAAAGGACGTGAGCAGGAGGTAATTGATGTATACGAAAAATGGGACCTGCACGGAGTAGTGATTGGGGAAGTTGTGGATACCGAGAATGTAACCTACTGGAAAGACGGTGAGATTAAAGCCGACATCCCGGCGGAACACCTGGTGCTTGGTGGAGGAGCTCCTCAGTATATCCGGGAAACGAAGAAGCCGGCTTACCTCGATGAAGTTCAGAATTTCGATATTGATTCCCTGGAGCATCATGATAATTATTCGGAAACGGTAACCCGGTTGCTTGGCGCGCCGAATATTGCCTCCAAGCGGTGGGTGCACGAGCAGTACGACACCATGGTTCGCACCAATACCGTAACCGGTCCGGGGGCTTCTGATTCCGGGGTGATTCGTATCAAAGGAAGTAAAAAAGGATTGGTTGCCAAAACCGATTGTAATGGCCGGTATGTATATCTGAATCCCCGAAAAGGAGGGCAAATTGCGGTGGCTGAATCGGCACGAAATGTAGTTTGTTCCGGTGCCAAACCTATGGCCATCACCAACTGCCTGAATTTTGGAAACCCGTACAAGCCGGAAGTCTACTGGACTTTCAAAGAAGCATTAGGAGGAATGGCCGATGCCTGCCGTACACTCAACACTCCGGTAACCGGTGGAAACGTGAGCTTCTATAATGAAAATCCGAACGGAGCTATTTTCCCGTCGCCTATCATCGGGATGTTAGGGGTGATTGAAGATGTGGAGAAACACCTGATGACGCCCGGCTTCAAGAAAGAAGGCGATATCGTTCTTTATATAGGAGCTGACCGAAAAGGGCTGGGTGGAAGTGAGTACCTGAAGACCATCCATGAACTCACTACCGGTGACGCACCTGAAATAGATCTCAACTTCGAAGCAAACCTGCAGCAGGCATTACTGACAGCCATTCAAACCGGATTGATTACCGCCGCCCATGATGTATCTGATGGAGGTTTGGCCATTGCCCTGGCGGAAATGGCTATCTTCGGGAAGAAAGGAGCAGAAGTTTCTGTGGAAACGATGAAAGGATCAACCCATGAAATTCTGTTTAGTGAAGCTCAGTCAGGAGTGGTCATTACTATTCCGGCAGCAGAATTGCAGACAGCCAAACACCACTTTGAAAAAGCCAACGTGCCCATGTTTGAATTAGGCGTGGTTAAAGGGGATTCCCTCGAAATCAAAGATTTGGTCTCACTAAGCGTAGATGCAGCCGAGAAGACCTATGAAAGCGTGATCCCTAAAGCAATGGAAGCCTGA
- a CDS encoding heavy metal translocating P-type ATPase metal-binding domain-containing protein, whose product MTKGAATISTDVCYHCGEVCHEATVRFQDKPFCCTGCSTAFQILDESGLCSYYDLESNPGINLRNTRSRTRFDYLEDEEVISRIADFRNQQQLSVSLYIPNIHCTSCVWLLENLQKLDSGILQTKVNFLKRELDVLIDTEATSLRKVVEQLTTIGYEPEIRLNKLDATTSKSHQNRSLWLKLGVAGFAFGNIMLFSFPDYLDVGNSGLGGQFHVFFGVLNIILAIPVLIYSSSDYLKSAFAALSQRGVNLDVPISIGIVALFGRSVYEIVTGTGTGYMDSFTGLIFFLLIGKLVQQKTFNRLSFNRDYKSYLPIAVNVTDGFGAEKSVSLDKLVPGMEIRLRNQELVPCDSTLLSEKAYVDYSFITGESDPVEVSKGELIYAGAKLIGTSASFNTEEEVENSYLTKLWNHDAFTNNEKELKLTSFADRISPYFTVSVLGISAFAGMYWLQAAGMEMALSVFTAVLIIACPCALALSTPFTLGSALNVLSLNGFFVKNHLLLENLSKAGAVVFDKTGTLTNKEEANVVFRGMNLTETEKALIYSTCKQSVHPISRKITDFIGKNAENSLKPESFYEVSGKGIFASVEGRFICIGSRAFLAEQTKTPLAEIPTSDFTGSVTHASIDGEYLGYFGIKAGLREGVSELLQSLKARFLTYLISGDNETQKEELEEYFTEQQSLLFNQSPEEKLEFIKQLQKGHQKVVMIGDGLNDAGALKQSDFGIALSDDISSFSPACDAILEGKSLKKLNSFIEFSQGSMNIIIMSFVLSLLYNTVGLGFAITGHLSPLVAAILMPLSSISVMVFTFLTTRYKAQKLELAIWK is encoded by the coding sequence ATGACCAAAGGGGCTGCAACCATATCAACTGATGTATGCTACCACTGCGGCGAAGTATGTCATGAAGCAACGGTACGCTTTCAGGACAAGCCCTTTTGCTGTACCGGCTGCAGTACAGCCTTCCAAATTCTGGACGAAAGCGGGCTCTGCTCCTACTACGACCTTGAAAGCAATCCCGGTATCAACCTCCGCAATACCCGGTCCCGCACGCGGTTTGATTACCTTGAAGATGAAGAAGTAATTTCACGGATAGCCGATTTTCGAAACCAGCAGCAGCTCTCTGTTTCTTTATACATTCCGAATATTCATTGCACCTCTTGTGTTTGGCTGCTTGAAAATCTACAGAAACTGGATTCCGGCATTCTGCAAACCAAAGTCAATTTTCTAAAGCGTGAGCTGGATGTACTTATTGATACTGAAGCTACCTCCCTGCGCAAAGTTGTTGAGCAATTAACCACTATTGGATACGAGCCGGAAATCCGGCTCAACAAGCTGGATGCCACAACGTCCAAATCGCACCAAAACCGATCGTTGTGGCTGAAACTGGGAGTGGCCGGCTTTGCCTTCGGAAACATTATGCTATTCAGCTTCCCGGATTACCTGGACGTAGGCAACAGCGGACTCGGTGGCCAATTTCATGTTTTTTTTGGGGTTTTGAATATTATCCTCGCCATTCCGGTACTTATTTATAGCAGCAGCGATTACCTGAAATCCGCATTTGCCGCTTTGAGTCAGCGAGGGGTGAACCTCGACGTTCCCATTTCCATCGGTATCGTTGCCCTTTTTGGACGAAGTGTCTATGAGATTGTAACCGGAACCGGAACCGGCTACATGGATTCTTTTACCGGACTCATTTTCTTTTTATTGATCGGGAAACTGGTTCAGCAGAAAACCTTTAACCGCCTGTCTTTCAACCGCGACTATAAATCCTACCTTCCCATCGCCGTAAATGTAACAGACGGTTTCGGTGCTGAGAAATCTGTCTCATTGGATAAGCTGGTTCCCGGAATGGAAATCAGACTACGCAATCAGGAGCTGGTGCCCTGCGACTCCACCTTGCTATCCGAAAAAGCTTATGTGGATTACAGTTTTATTACCGGAGAATCCGACCCGGTTGAGGTTTCAAAAGGTGAGCTGATCTATGCCGGTGCTAAATTGATTGGCACTTCTGCTTCGTTCAATACCGAAGAAGAAGTTGAAAACAGTTATCTCACCAAGCTCTGGAACCATGATGCCTTCACCAATAACGAAAAAGAGCTCAAGCTTACGAGCTTTGCCGACCGAATCAGTCCCTATTTTACAGTATCTGTTTTGGGGATTTCTGCCTTTGCAGGAATGTATTGGCTGCAGGCTGCAGGCATGGAAATGGCCTTATCGGTTTTTACAGCCGTATTGATTATTGCCTGCCCCTGTGCCCTCGCGCTATCCACTCCGTTCACATTAGGATCGGCTTTAAATGTATTGTCTCTGAACGGCTTTTTCGTCAAAAACCACCTTTTGCTTGAAAATCTATCCAAAGCCGGTGCTGTGGTATTTGACAAGACCGGCACGCTTACGAATAAAGAAGAAGCCAATGTAGTATTCAGAGGGATGAACTTAACTGAAACTGAAAAGGCGCTGATATATTCTACCTGCAAACAATCGGTTCACCCCATAAGCCGAAAAATTACTGATTTTATCGGGAAGAACGCTGAGAACTCACTGAAACCTGAGAGCTTTTATGAAGTATCCGGGAAGGGAATTTTTGCTTCTGTTGAAGGGCGATTTATTTGCATTGGTTCTCGTGCATTTCTGGCGGAACAGACTAAAACACCCCTGGCCGAAATTCCCACATCAGATTTCACCGGTTCGGTTACACACGCATCCATTGACGGTGAATATCTTGGATACTTTGGAATTAAAGCCGGGCTCAGGGAGGGAGTATCTGAGCTCCTCCAATCTCTGAAGGCGAGATTTCTCACCTATCTCATTTCCGGGGATAACGAAACCCAGAAAGAAGAACTTGAAGAATATTTTACAGAGCAACAATCCCTACTGTTCAACCAATCACCGGAAGAAAAACTGGAATTTATAAAACAGCTTCAGAAAGGGCATCAAAAGGTGGTAATGATCGGGGATGGATTGAATGATGCCGGGGCCTTAAAGCAAAGTGATTTTGGTATCGCCCTTTCTGACGACATCAGCTCCTTCTCCCCGGCCTGCGATGCCATCCTGGAAGGAAAATCTCTTAAAAAACTGAACAGCTTCATCGAATTTTCACAGGGAAGTATGAATATCATCATCATGAGTTTTGTGCTTTCACTTTTATATAACACGGTAGGACTGGGCTTTGCCATTACGGGACATCTCTCCCCATTAGTGGCAGCTATTTTGATGCCGCTCAGTTCTATCAGTGTGATGGTATTTACCTTTTTAACCACGCGCTATAAAGCGCAAAAACTGGAGCTGGCTATATGGAAGTAA
- the lat gene encoding L-lysine 6-transaminase, translating to MTITPDQVRSVLSKHMLTDGYEMVLDLEESEGPYLYDSKSGKRYLDFFTFFASNPLGMNHPKLAQDDDFVAKLGRVAINKPSNSDIYTKDMAEFMESFDRVGIPDYMPYSFFISGGALAVENAMKVAFDWKVQKNFEKGYREEKGHKVLHFEKAFHGRSGYTLSVTNTVPNKVKYFPKFDWPRVISPAMTYPATKENVQHTAAQEQLAIAQAERYFEQFKDDIACILIEPIQGEGGDRHFRQEFHRALRDLADKHEALLIYDEVQTGVGMTGKFWAHEHYVKPDILAFGKKAQVCGILAGKRVDEVETNCFHVSSRINSTWGGNLVDMVRFGRILDVIEEENLVDNAAKVGNYLQTRLEALADQHEYFTNPRGKGLFCAIDLPDGHSRDAVIKECVNNGLMILSCGPNTVRFRPPLTITQDQIDEGLDILEKAYKTSLDKCPVA from the coding sequence ATGACAATTACCCCTGATCAGGTTCGATCTGTGTTAAGTAAACATATGCTTACCGATGGTTATGAAATGGTACTCGACCTTGAGGAAAGCGAAGGGCCTTATCTTTACGACTCCAAGTCGGGCAAACGCTATCTCGATTTCTTTACTTTTTTTGCTTCTAACCCCTTAGGGATGAACCACCCGAAACTGGCTCAGGATGATGATTTTGTTGCCAAATTAGGACGTGTAGCCATTAACAAACCGTCCAACTCTGACATCTACACGAAGGACATGGCCGAGTTTATGGAATCATTCGACCGGGTTGGAATACCCGATTACATGCCCTATTCCTTTTTCATTTCCGGTGGAGCGTTAGCTGTTGAAAACGCCATGAAAGTTGCCTTTGACTGGAAGGTGCAGAAGAATTTCGAAAAAGGATACCGGGAAGAAAAAGGCCATAAAGTGCTTCACTTTGAAAAAGCATTTCACGGGCGTTCCGGCTACACGTTGTCGGTCACCAATACGGTTCCCAACAAAGTAAAATACTTCCCAAAATTTGACTGGCCCCGGGTAATCAGCCCTGCTATGACCTACCCTGCCACCAAAGAAAATGTACAGCACACAGCCGCTCAGGAGCAACTAGCTATTGCGCAGGCCGAGCGATATTTCGAGCAGTTTAAAGATGACATCGCCTGCATTTTGATTGAACCTATACAGGGAGAAGGTGGCGACCGTCACTTCCGACAGGAGTTCCATCGGGCGCTAAGAGATTTAGCTGATAAACACGAAGCCTTACTGATTTACGATGAAGTTCAAACCGGAGTTGGCATGACAGGTAAATTCTGGGCTCATGAGCATTATGTTAAACCCGACATCCTCGCGTTTGGTAAGAAGGCACAGGTATGTGGCATCCTGGCCGGCAAGCGTGTAGATGAAGTTGAAACCAATTGCTTTCATGTTTCATCCCGTATTAATTCTACCTGGGGTGGAAACTTAGTGGATATGGTTCGCTTCGGCCGTATTCTGGATGTAATCGAAGAAGAGAACCTGGTTGATAATGCGGCCAAAGTCGGCAATTATCTTCAAACCCGACTGGAAGCCCTGGCCGACCAGCACGAGTATTTTACCAATCCTCGAGGTAAAGGATTATTCTGCGCCATCGACCTGCCCGATGGCCACTCCCGCGATGCCGTGATCAAAGAATGCGTGAATAACGGGCTGATGATCCTTTCCTGTGGTCCGAACACCGTGCGTTTCCGTCCGCCGCTAACTATTACGCAAGACCAGATTGATGAGGGGCTGGATATACTTGAGAAGGCATACAAAACTTCGCTGGATAAATGCCCGGTTGCATAA
- a CDS encoding Rrf2 family transcriptional regulator encodes MRFISQGAQYAISAIIAISKSSDDGAVSASQLSKSLNCPTAYLSQILAKLKEPGILKSRRGLNGGVYLAKPVDQVTLMDVIAAIDGVEFFNKCFMGIEGCGHIEPCPFHAFWSKERKKIEQWLKDTTFDQVDKQMSQKWFDLRLQFSNGVPSFKQ; translated from the coding sequence ATGCGGTTCATATCACAAGGGGCTCAATACGCCATTTCTGCCATTATAGCGATCTCTAAGAGTTCGGATGATGGAGCTGTTTCAGCCTCACAGTTATCAAAATCTCTGAACTGCCCAACGGCCTACCTTTCTCAGATACTGGCCAAACTGAAAGAACCGGGCATTCTTAAATCCCGAAGAGGACTAAACGGTGGGGTTTATCTTGCCAAGCCGGTTGATCAAGTAACACTGATGGATGTTATTGCTGCCATTGATGGAGTAGAATTTTTCAATAAATGCTTTATGGGAATTGAAGGGTGCGGCCACATTGAACCCTGCCCTTTCCATGCATTCTGGTCTAAAGAACGAAAGAAAATAGAACAGTGGCTTAAAGACACCACCTTCGATCAGGTTGATAAGCAAATGTCACAGAAATGGTTCGACTTACGTTTGCAATTTTCGAACGGTGTTCCTTCATTCAAACAATGA
- a CDS encoding DUF1579 family protein, with protein sequence MKLIMILTVMALAVNNISYAQTSISDLEPEAYFDFWVGEWELAWTDNQGNAGAGTNTIEKILDGVVIQENFAATRGALEGYKGRSVSVYNPQRQLWHQAWVDNQGGYIDLKGSVDGDKRIFQTGERPGPQGGTIISRMVFYDIEKGSFTWDWESSQDGGDTWSLNWRIQYKRVN encoded by the coding sequence ATGAAATTAATTATGATTCTAACGGTGATGGCTTTGGCTGTTAACAATATATCTTATGCTCAAACAAGTATCTCTGATTTAGAACCGGAAGCATACTTCGATTTCTGGGTTGGAGAATGGGAATTGGCGTGGACTGACAATCAGGGGAATGCAGGGGCAGGAACAAACACCATTGAGAAAATTCTGGACGGTGTGGTTATTCAGGAAAATTTTGCTGCCACCCGTGGAGCCCTCGAAGGATATAAAGGTAGGAGCGTTTCGGTTTATAATCCGCAGCGTCAATTGTGGCATCAGGCCTGGGTAGATAATCAGGGCGGCTATATCGACCTGAAAGGATCGGTAGATGGAGATAAAAGAATTTTTCAAACGGGAGAAAGACCGGGGCCACAGGGAGGTACCATCATCAGTCGTATGGTATTTTATGATATTGAAAAAGGCTCTTTTACCTGGGACTGGGAGTCTTCACAGGATGGTGGGGATACCTGGTCACTTAATTGGCGCATACAATATAAAAGAGTGAATTAG
- a CDS encoding DUF433 domain-containing protein yields MKDFERITFDPKIMGGKPCIRGTRVTVGTIVGLVAEEYSFEKILELYPYLEKEDIHQSLEYAAWRSNELREPFSAV; encoded by the coding sequence ATGAAAGATTTTGAACGTATTACATTTGATCCGAAAATAATGGGAGGAAAACCTTGCATTAGAGGAACACGTGTGACAGTTGGAACAATTGTTGGTTTAGTAGCCGAAGAGTATTCTTTTGAAAAGATACTTGAATTATACCCCTATCTTGAAAAAGAGGACATTCATCAATCTCTGGAATATGCTGCCTGGAGGTCTAATGAGCTTAGGGAACCCTTCTCAGCTGTATGA
- a CDS encoding DUF5615 family PIN-like protein yields the protein MKILIDMNLSPAWVGFFQAKSIGAVHWSEIGKMDAPDKQILEYAKEHNFVIFTHDLDFGNILAVSGGQFPSVIQIRTLDTNPSVLSPIVFKALRQYKTHLESGALITVDLTKARATILPIPR from the coding sequence ATGAAAATTTTAATTGATATGAATTTAAGTCCAGCTTGGGTGGGCTTTTTTCAGGCAAAATCAATAGGAGCTGTACATTGGAGTGAAATTGGTAAAATGGATGCACCGGATAAGCAGATTTTAGAATATGCGAAGGAACATAATTTTGTCATATTTACTCATGATCTGGACTTTGGAAATATATTAGCGGTAAGTGGAGGCCAGTTTCCGAGTGTTATTCAGATTCGAACTTTGGATACCAATCCAAGTGTACTTTCCCCAATTGTTTTTAAAGCGTTAAGGCAATATAAAACGCATTTAGAAAGCGGAGCTTTAATAACGGTTGATCTCACCAAAGCAAGGGCCACAATCCTGCCTATACCACGATAG
- a CDS encoding helix-turn-helix transcriptional regulator: protein MDYVEYSAPVSVSHLVESYWVSTLHPDDFEQDFDFIIPDGSTDVIIMLNGNYLRDDEENSEKHLVEYCSLVPAFRKAVKVYQKPFTKCLGMRFKPGAIQQLTGISLQELGEVGYPLQQLMPELADLAMDEAIKNTPAPKIIEKINSWLVTQVKEPKEDHIISAFIAEVIKKQGGITISTFCESFRMHKSTLEKNFKHATGLSPKQYANLIRFNYLLNRLIFDGSSLTETGYDLGYFDQSHMIKDFKKVIGITPKEFLDKNFTVPKLAALYISNKRAHFESVQI, encoded by the coding sequence ATGGATTATGTTGAATATTCGGCGCCGGTTTCTGTCAGCCATCTTGTAGAATCTTATTGGGTAAGCACGCTCCATCCTGATGATTTTGAACAGGATTTTGACTTCATAATTCCTGACGGCAGCACGGATGTTATCATTATGCTGAATGGGAATTATTTGAGAGACGATGAGGAGAACAGTGAAAAGCATTTAGTCGAGTATTGCAGCTTGGTCCCTGCATTCAGAAAAGCCGTGAAGGTCTATCAAAAACCGTTTACAAAATGCCTGGGAATGCGATTCAAACCCGGGGCCATTCAACAACTAACCGGAATTAGCCTGCAAGAATTAGGTGAAGTTGGATATCCCCTTCAGCAGCTGATGCCTGAATTGGCCGACCTCGCTATGGATGAAGCGATAAAAAACACCCCTGCTCCAAAAATTATTGAAAAGATTAACTCATGGTTGGTCACTCAGGTTAAAGAACCGAAGGAGGATCACATAATTTCAGCTTTTATTGCCGAAGTGATAAAAAAACAGGGCGGTATTACCATCTCTACATTCTGTGAGTCTTTCAGGATGCATAAATCTACCCTTGAAAAGAATTTTAAGCACGCCACCGGTCTTTCTCCGAAACAATATGCCAACCTCATCCGCTTCAATTACCTGCTTAATCGGTTAATTTTTGACGGGTCCAGCCTCACAGAAACGGGATATGATTTAGGCTATTTTGATCAAAGCCATATGATTAAAGACTTCAAAAAGGTGATTGGAATCACCCCTAAAGAGTTTTTGGACAAGAATTTCACCGTACCCAAGCTGGCGGCTCTGTATATTTCAAATAAACGGGCTCATTTCGAATCGGTTCAAATCTAA
- a CDS encoding SDR family oxidoreductase: MENKIVLIVGGSGGIGSATAKRFAKENAKVILASRNKANVEKVAKEINDNGGEAFAIEVDATDEASVKRMTDEIANQLGKIDVLINAFGQGIIQPFMDINPADAKEIINTNVYGTFLVTQTVMKNMNEDEPTSVVMFPGTMGKYVMKNASVYAASKFAIQGLTKALVEEQRRGNTKFSLLYLGGVDTPFWDDERVNMKVKKDMMLTPDEVAEAVFYAVNQPSGSVMNEVVIQPESHQLV; this comes from the coding sequence ATGGAAAATAAAATTGTACTCATTGTAGGCGGATCAGGTGGAATCGGAAGCGCAACGGCAAAGCGATTTGCTAAAGAGAACGCTAAAGTTATACTTGCCTCCCGCAATAAAGCCAACGTAGAAAAAGTAGCTAAAGAAATTAATGATAACGGGGGAGAGGCTTTTGCCATTGAAGTGGATGCTACCGATGAAGCTTCCGTTAAAAGAATGACGGATGAAATTGCCAATCAGCTTGGAAAAATCGATGTACTGATTAATGCATTTGGTCAGGGAATCATACAACCTTTCATGGATATCAATCCGGCCGATGCCAAAGAAATCATCAATACCAATGTGTATGGAACGTTTCTGGTTACCCAAACGGTGATGAAAAACATGAACGAGGATGAGCCAACATCTGTGGTCATGTTTCCCGGTACCATGGGTAAGTATGTGATGAAGAACGCTTCCGTTTACGCAGCTTCCAAATTCGCCATTCAGGGCTTAACCAAAGCCTTAGTTGAAGAGCAACGAAGGGGTAATACAAAATTCTCACTGTTGTATCTGGGTGGGGTGGATACTCCTTTCTGGGACGATGAGAGGGTAAACATGAAAGTCAAAAAAGACATGATGCTTACCCCCGATGAAGTAGCTGAAGCTGTGTTCTATGCCGTAAACCAACCTTCCGGTTCGGTTATGAATGAAGTTGTGATTCAGCCAGAAAGTCACCAGTTGGTGTAG
- a CDS encoding acetyl-CoA hydrolase/transferase C-terminal domain-containing protein yields the protein MIEYQTADEAVKAINSGDRVFVHGVSATPVPLVKAMTNRHSELKDVEVIHLHTEGPAPYSDPEYKDSFFVNALFVGANVRKAVNEGRGDYVPVFLSEVPNLFRNNILPLDVALVHVSPPDNHGYCSLGVSVDAAVAAVQSARYVIAQVNPNMPRTHGDGLIHVNEIDALVQTNDPLPEQVAPEPNEAELKIGKYCAELIDDGATMQMGIGAIPNAVLKSLTNHKDLGVHTEMFSDGVIELVEKGIINGRKKKIHPGKIVSGFVMGSKKTYDFIDDNPAVAMLDIAYINDTAVIRRNPKVTAINSAVEVDLTGQVCADSIGTYHYSGVGGQMDFIRGASLSPGGKPIIALPSTTNKGISRIVPFLKQGAGVVTTRAHVHYVVTEYGVANLYGKNLCQRAKALTGIAHPDHREELEKAIHERFNKK from the coding sequence ATGATCGAATATCAGACAGCAGACGAAGCAGTAAAGGCTATTAATTCAGGAGACCGTGTATTTGTACATGGAGTTTCAGCCACACCGGTACCCCTGGTAAAAGCAATGACTAACCGCCACAGCGAGCTCAAAGATGTGGAAGTTATTCATTTACACACCGAAGGACCGGCCCCGTACTCTGATCCTGAATACAAAGACAGCTTTTTTGTGAATGCACTGTTCGTTGGGGCCAATGTAAGGAAGGCTGTTAATGAAGGACGCGGGGATTACGTTCCGGTTTTTCTGAGTGAGGTTCCAAACCTGTTCCGAAATAACATACTACCACTGGATGTAGCTTTGGTTCACGTTTCCCCACCGGATAACCATGGTTACTGTTCGCTTGGGGTTTCGGTGGATGCAGCGGTGGCGGCGGTTCAGTCGGCTAGGTATGTAATTGCACAGGTGAACCCCAATATGCCGCGAACGCATGGTGATGGCCTGATTCACGTAAACGAAATTGACGCTTTGGTACAAACCAATGATCCACTACCCGAGCAAGTGGCACCGGAACCCAACGAGGCTGAACTCAAAATCGGGAAGTATTGTGCAGAACTGATTGACGATGGCGCAACGATGCAAATGGGGATTGGAGCCATCCCTAATGCGGTATTAAAGAGCCTGACGAATCATAAGGACCTCGGCGTACACACAGAAATGTTTTCGGACGGAGTGATAGAGCTGGTTGAAAAAGGAATCATTAACGGTAGAAAGAAGAAAATTCACCCCGGAAAAATTGTAAGCGGCTTTGTAATGGGATCTAAAAAAACCTACGATTTTATAGATGATAATCCGGCCGTGGCCATGCTCGATATCGCCTATATCAATGATACCGCTGTGATTCGCCGAAATCCAAAAGTGACGGCCATCAACAGCGCGGTAGAGGTGGATTTAACGGGACAAGTATGTGCAGATTCTATCGGAACTTATCATTACTCAGGGGTTGGCGGACAAATGGATTTCATACGGGGAGCTTCACTTTCGCCGGGAGGAAAACCCATCATTGCGCTGCCTTCAACAACCAATAAAGGGATCAGCCGAATTGTACCTTTTTTAAAGCAGGGAGCCGGCGTAGTAACAACCCGGGCACACGTTCACTATGTGGTGACAGAATATGGAGTGGCCAACTTGTATGGAAAGAATCTATGCCAGCGTGCAAAAGCTTTGACCGGAATTGCGCATCCCGATCACCGTGAAGAACTGGAGAAAGCGATCCACGAACGGTTCAATAAAAAATAG